A window of Streptomyces sp. SAI-127 contains these coding sequences:
- a CDS encoding DUF1330 domain-containing protein gives MPKGYVIVTEAIKDQAGMDAYGRAAAPSMAEAGARVLAVDASPQVLEGQWHEGRTVLVEFPSVEAAQAWYESAAYAEAKVLRLAAADCNGVLLAGFEMPPRQG, from the coding sequence ATGCCCAAGGGCTATGTCATCGTCACCGAGGCCATCAAGGACCAGGCCGGAATGGATGCCTACGGCCGTGCGGCGGCGCCGTCCATGGCCGAGGCGGGCGCACGCGTCCTCGCGGTCGACGCGAGCCCGCAGGTCCTGGAGGGCCAGTGGCACGAAGGGCGCACCGTCCTCGTGGAGTTCCCTTCCGTGGAGGCTGCCCAGGCCTGGTACGAGTCCGCCGCGTATGCCGAGGCGAAGGTGCTGCGGCTGGCCGCGGCCGACTGCAACGGCGTGCTGCTCGCGGGGTTCGAGATGCCGCCGCGCCAGGGCTGA
- a CDS encoding ferredoxin, with the protein MKASVDDERCRGHGICELACPEVFTLTDDGYAEAREGELPAGTEAGVKTAAGSCPERAITVT; encoded by the coding sequence GTGAAGGCGAGCGTCGACGACGAGCGTTGCCGGGGCCACGGCATCTGTGAGCTCGCCTGCCCGGAGGTGTTCACCCTCACCGATGACGGCTATGCCGAGGCGCGTGAGGGCGAGCTGCCGGCCGGGACGGAGGCGGGCGTGAAGACGGCGGCCGGGTCCTGCCCCGAGCGCGCCATCACGGTGACCTGA
- a CDS encoding cytochrome P450 produces the protein MTDDETDFEAVDFFRDESVVADPYPYFDALRARCPVQRESHHDVVMVTGYDEAVRIYNDTEAFSACNAVSGPFPGFPVPLEGDDVSGLIEAHRDELPMSDQLPTLDPPVHTDHRALLMRLITPKRLKENEEAMWRLADGLLDDFLEGEGVAVPGEFVSGFAGPFTFLVIADLLGVPEGDRAEIAALLRHGPADGGGIGSTGEDTLDRNPLGHLYERVARYIEDRRRAPREDVLTGLATATFPDGRLPEVADVVRVAANLFAAGQETTVRLLGSALKLIAEQPQLQAELREHRDRVPLFVEEVLRTESPVKGDFRLTRVPVTVGGVGLPAGTTVMLLNSAANRDPRQFDDPAAFDPARPGVRRHIAFGRGPHTCPGAPLARAEARVAIERLLDRTTDIRLSEDHHGPAGARRFHYVPTFMLRGLTRLFLQFTLAPPQEAA, from the coding sequence GTGACGGACGATGAGACGGACTTCGAGGCAGTGGACTTCTTCCGTGACGAGAGCGTCGTCGCGGACCCGTACCCCTATTTCGACGCACTCCGCGCGCGCTGTCCGGTGCAGCGCGAGAGTCACCACGACGTGGTCATGGTGACCGGCTACGACGAGGCCGTACGGATCTACAACGACACCGAGGCGTTCTCCGCGTGCAACGCGGTGAGTGGGCCGTTCCCCGGATTCCCGGTGCCGCTCGAGGGCGACGACGTCAGCGGGCTCATCGAGGCGCACCGCGACGAGCTGCCGATGAGCGACCAGCTGCCGACTCTCGACCCGCCGGTGCACACCGACCACCGGGCGCTCCTGATGCGGCTGATCACGCCGAAGCGGCTGAAGGAGAACGAGGAGGCCATGTGGCGCCTCGCCGACGGACTGCTCGACGATTTCCTGGAGGGCGAGGGCGTTGCAGTCCCGGGTGAGTTCGTCAGCGGGTTCGCCGGTCCCTTCACCTTTCTCGTCATCGCGGATCTGCTCGGCGTACCGGAAGGCGACCGGGCGGAGATCGCCGCCCTGCTGCGGCACGGTCCGGCGGACGGCGGCGGTATCGGCAGCACCGGAGAGGACACCCTGGACCGCAACCCGCTGGGGCACCTGTACGAGCGCGTCGCGCGCTACATCGAGGACCGGCGCCGTGCGCCGCGCGAGGACGTCCTCACGGGCCTGGCCACCGCCACCTTCCCCGACGGCAGGCTGCCCGAGGTCGCGGACGTCGTGCGGGTCGCCGCGAACCTGTTCGCGGCGGGTCAGGAGACCACGGTGCGCCTGCTCGGCTCCGCACTCAAGCTCATCGCCGAACAGCCGCAACTGCAGGCCGAGTTGAGGGAGCACCGTGACCGGGTGCCGCTCTTCGTCGAGGAGGTGCTGCGCACCGAGAGCCCGGTGAAGGGCGACTTCCGGCTCACCCGCGTACCCGTCACGGTCGGCGGCGTCGGTCTGCCCGCGGGCACCACGGTGATGCTCCTCAACAGCGCAGCGAACCGCGACCCACGCCAGTTCGACGACCCCGCCGCGTTCGATCCCGCGCGCCCCGGAGTCCGCCGCCACATCGCCTTCGGTCGCGGACCGCACACCTGCCCGGGAGCACCGCTGGCCCGCGCGGAAGCCCGGGTGGCCATCGAACGGCTCCTCGACCGCACCACCGACATCCGGCTCTCCGAGGACCACCACGGCCCCGCGGGCGCGCGCCGCTTCCACTACGTACCGACCTTCATGTTGCGCGGACTGACCAGGCTGTTCCTGCAGTTCACGCTCGCGCCCCCGCAGGAGGCCGCGTGA
- a CDS encoding TetR/AcrR family transcriptional regulator, whose protein sequence is MTTSDPAPEPFSTETTASWRELAVARSVDPARVRAEKRVQRFLDAALELLSGESGKDFTVQEVVKKSGQSLRSFYQYFAGKHELLLALFEESVSSTTVRLRDALEEIDDPLERLHRFTVDYYRLCRPIATAPKERRAATLGMAEFAQQLMTEHPKEAARAFGPINALLVELLEAAAASGAVRQDLDLRRVAGTVLQATMFSSFAVTIGGLHAGDDTAAEAEALWELLFGGLTAESRSAVKAPAKATAESTAPAKRAPAAKKAPAKKTTTTKRAAARKAPAKKPTTARTAKRTAD, encoded by the coding sequence ATGACCACGAGCGATCCGGCGCCGGAGCCCTTTTCCACCGAGACCACCGCCAGCTGGCGTGAGCTGGCCGTCGCGCGGTCCGTCGATCCCGCGCGGGTGCGGGCCGAGAAGCGCGTGCAGCGTTTTCTCGACGCGGCCCTCGAGCTGCTGAGCGGCGAGTCCGGCAAGGACTTCACCGTGCAGGAAGTGGTCAAGAAGTCCGGCCAGTCCCTGCGGAGTTTCTACCAGTACTTCGCCGGTAAGCACGAGCTGTTGCTCGCCCTGTTCGAGGAGTCGGTGTCCTCCACCACGGTCCGGCTGCGCGACGCGCTCGAGGAGATCGACGATCCGCTGGAGCGTCTGCACCGCTTCACCGTCGATTACTACCGGCTGTGCCGGCCGATCGCCACGGCCCCCAAGGAGCGCAGGGCGGCGACACTCGGCATGGCCGAGTTCGCCCAGCAGTTGATGACCGAGCACCCCAAGGAGGCGGCGCGCGCCTTCGGGCCCATCAACGCCCTCCTCGTCGAACTGCTCGAGGCGGCGGCCGCCTCCGGTGCCGTGCGCCAGGACCTGGACCTCCGCCGCGTCGCGGGGACGGTGCTGCAGGCGACCATGTTCAGCTCCTTCGCCGTGACGATCGGTGGCCTGCACGCCGGGGACGACACAGCCGCGGAGGCCGAGGCGCTGTGGGAGCTGCTGTTCGGCGGGCTCACGGCCGAGAGCCGCAGCGCGGTGAAGGCGCCGGCCAAGGCCACCGCGGAGAGCACGGCGCCTGCGAAGCGGGCGCCCGCGGCCAAGAAGGCCCCGGCGAAGAAGACGACCACGACCAAGAGGGCCGCCGCGAGGAAGGCACCGGCCAAGAAGCCGACGACCGCGCGCACAGCCAAGCGAACGGCCGACTGA
- a CDS encoding amidohydrolase family protein: MARPRTPSPPVLLRAARLLDIEKGEYVTGGSVLVEGERITAIGPDSLPENTVVRDLGDVTLLPGLMDMEVDLVLGGADHRSPLIPVQEDPAVRTLRAAANARRTLRSGFTTVRNLGLFVQTGGILLDVALKKAIDLGWVEGPRIVPAGHAITPTGGHLDPTMFQALAPHVMPLTVEEGIANGVDEVRKAVRYQLKYGARVIKVCASNGVMSHTGPAGAQQYSDEELRAIVDEAHRAGVKVAAHCMGDRAIRAALDAGIDCIEHGFLASDETLDLMAERGTFLVATTCLTEAMDLTHAAPELQAKAAEVFPLARATTSRAIARGVRVALGTDAPAIPHGRGSKELIALVDRGMTPLQALRAATVVAADLIDAEDRGRLEPGLLADIVGVAGDPLSDIAVTGDVRFVMKGGQVYRD, from the coding sequence ATGGCCCGGCCCCGCACGCCGTCGCCTCCCGTGCTCCTGCGCGCCGCCCGGCTGCTCGACATCGAGAAGGGGGAGTACGTCACCGGGGGCTCGGTCCTCGTCGAGGGTGAACGGATCACCGCGATCGGCCCCGACTCCCTGCCGGAGAACACGGTCGTACGCGACCTCGGTGATGTCACCTTGCTGCCCGGCCTGATGGACATGGAGGTGGACCTGGTCCTGGGCGGGGCCGATCACCGCAGCCCGCTCATCCCGGTCCAGGAGGACCCAGCCGTACGGACCCTGCGCGCCGCTGCCAACGCCCGCCGGACCCTGCGCTCCGGATTCACCACTGTCCGCAACCTCGGACTGTTCGTGCAGACCGGAGGCATTCTCCTCGACGTGGCCCTTAAGAAAGCCATCGACCTGGGGTGGGTGGAAGGCCCGCGGATCGTGCCCGCGGGGCACGCGATCACGCCCACCGGCGGCCACCTCGACCCCACCATGTTCCAGGCCCTGGCCCCGCACGTCATGCCGCTCACCGTCGAGGAGGGGATCGCCAACGGCGTCGACGAGGTCCGCAAGGCCGTCCGCTACCAGCTCAAGTACGGCGCCCGCGTCATCAAGGTCTGCGCCTCCAACGGCGTGATGTCGCACACCGGGCCGGCCGGTGCCCAGCAGTACTCCGACGAGGAATTGCGTGCCATCGTGGACGAGGCCCACCGTGCCGGCGTCAAGGTCGCCGCCCACTGCATGGGCGACCGGGCCATCCGCGCCGCCCTCGACGCAGGCATCGACTGCATCGAGCACGGCTTCCTCGCGAGCGACGAGACCTTGGACCTGATGGCGGAGCGGGGCACTTTCCTCGTTGCCACCACCTGCCTGACCGAGGCCATGGACCTCACACACGCCGCCCCCGAACTACAGGCCAAGGCTGCCGAGGTCTTTCCGCTCGCCCGCGCCACCACCTCGCGCGCCATCGCCCGAGGGGTGCGCGTGGCCCTGGGCACCGACGCTCCCGCCATCCCGCACGGCCGCGGATCGAAGGAGCTGATCGCCCTGGTGGACCGGGGGATGACGCCGCTCCAGGCGCTACGGGCGGCCACGGTCGTCGCCGCCGATCTCATCGACGCCGAGGACCGCGGACGGCTCGAACCCGGGCTGCTCGCCGACATCGTGGGTGTTGCGGGTGACCCGCTCTCCGACATCGCGGTGACCGGTGACGTCCGGTTCGTGATGAAAGGCGGGCAGGTGTACCGGGACTGA
- a CDS encoding aromatic ring-hydroxylating dioxygenase subunit alpha yields MPHFPKPEAGSWTEHFKIGTEPLSFEDSISPEFYEQEREAIFKKTWLNVGRVEQLPKKGSYFTKELDAAGASVIIVRGTDEKIRAFHNVCRHRGNKLVWNDFPREETSGTCRQFTCKYHAWRYGLDGKLAFVQQEGEFFDLDKGDYGLVGVQCEVWEGFVFVNLDPENTTELRDFLGKFGSGIKGYPFDRLTQVHKYRAEIGSNWKLFIDAFAEFYHAPILHGGQYMAEERAKIQKYGYEALAYDIDGPHSMVSSWGGIAPPLDRKMVKPIEAALRSGLFGPWDAPDLGVATEDLPPAVNPTRDKRWGMDSFVFFPNFMLLIWRPNWVLTYHYWPTSYNTHIFEGTAYFVPPKNAFERLQQELAVVSFKEYGLQDGNTLEATQTMLQSRAALDFPLNDQEVLLRHLHHTAMRYVNDHQATTADAS; encoded by the coding sequence ATGCCGCACTTCCCCAAGCCCGAGGCGGGCAGCTGGACCGAGCACTTCAAGATCGGCACCGAGCCGCTCTCGTTCGAGGACTCGATCTCGCCGGAGTTCTACGAGCAGGAGCGTGAGGCGATCTTCAAGAAGACCTGGCTGAACGTCGGCCGGGTCGAGCAGCTGCCGAAGAAGGGCAGCTACTTCACCAAGGAGCTGGACGCCGCCGGCGCCTCGGTCATCATCGTGCGCGGCACGGACGAGAAGATCCGCGCGTTCCACAACGTCTGCCGCCACCGCGGCAACAAGCTGGTGTGGAACGACTTCCCGCGCGAGGAGACCAGCGGCACCTGCCGTCAGTTCACCTGCAAGTACCACGCCTGGCGCTACGGCCTCGACGGCAAGCTGGCCTTCGTGCAGCAGGAAGGCGAGTTCTTCGACCTCGACAAGGGCGACTACGGACTCGTCGGCGTCCAGTGCGAGGTGTGGGAGGGCTTCGTCTTCGTCAACCTCGACCCGGAGAACACCACCGAACTGCGGGACTTTCTCGGTAAGTTCGGGTCCGGCATCAAGGGCTACCCGTTCGACAGGCTGACCCAGGTGCACAAGTACCGCGCCGAGATCGGCTCCAACTGGAAGTTGTTCATCGACGCGTTCGCCGAGTTCTATCACGCGCCGATCCTGCACGGCGGTCAGTACATGGCCGAGGAGCGCGCCAAGATCCAGAAGTACGGGTACGAGGCCCTCGCGTACGACATCGACGGCCCGCACAGCATGGTCTCCTCCTGGGGAGGCATCGCGCCGCCGCTGGACCGCAAGATGGTCAAGCCCATCGAAGCGGCGCTGCGCAGCGGTCTGTTCGGGCCCTGGGACGCACCGGACCTCGGCGTGGCCACCGAGGACCTGCCGCCCGCGGTCAACCCGACCCGCGACAAGCGCTGGGGCATGGACTCCTTCGTCTTCTTCCCCAACTTCATGCTGCTGATCTGGCGCCCCAACTGGGTTCTCACGTACCACTACTGGCCGACCTCGTACAACACGCACATCTTCGAGGGCACCGCCTACTTCGTACCGCCGAAGAACGCTTTCGAGCGGCTGCAGCAGGAGCTGGCCGTCGTCTCCTTCAAGGAGTACGGGCTTCAGGACGGCAACACCCTCGAAGCGACCCAGACGATGCTGCAGTCACGGGCGGCCCTCGACTTCCCGCTCAACGACCAGGAAGTACTCCTACGGCATCTGCACCACACGGCGATGCGGTACGTGAACGATCACCAGGCGACCACGGCCGACGCGTCCTGA
- a CDS encoding CoA transferase produces the protein MTDGPLTGVRVLELGSFVAGPFAGQLLADLGAEVIKIEAPGAGDPMRRWGVLLEGRSIWWSALARNKRLVALDLRRPEGREAARRIALTCDVVLENFTPGRMEEWGLGYEELSRERPALVMTRVSGFGQTGPRAGDPGFGSIGEAMGGLRELTGSPDRPPARAALSMGDQLSGMFAAFGTLAALRQAERDGRGQVVDVALYEAVFALSESLIADYELTGQVRTRSGGTLPGSAPSNAYPTADGRLMIVAANADPIFVRLAKAMERPELADDERYSTHVARGAHMAELDELIGAWTGTLDHGDLDELLTAAAVPHGLVYRAPDMVTDPQYLARQMIQRVHDTDLGCEVAMAGVVPRLTRTPGRIRWAGAQVGAHTRDVLTEVGYRQAELTAWARTGLVSGPGCERRIRGDREK, from the coding sequence GTGACGGACGGACCTCTCACCGGCGTGCGCGTTCTCGAACTCGGCAGCTTCGTCGCAGGACCCTTCGCGGGGCAGCTCCTCGCGGACCTCGGGGCCGAAGTCATCAAGATCGAGGCCCCCGGCGCCGGTGACCCGATGCGCCGCTGGGGAGTCCTGCTGGAGGGCCGCAGCATCTGGTGGTCGGCGCTCGCGCGCAACAAGCGCCTGGTCGCCCTCGACCTGAGGCGCCCCGAGGGCCGGGAGGCGGCCCGCCGAATCGCTCTCACCTGCGATGTGGTCCTGGAGAACTTCACGCCCGGCCGGATGGAGGAATGGGGTCTGGGATACGAGGAGTTGAGCCGGGAGCGGCCCGCCCTGGTCATGACCCGGGTCTCCGGATTCGGCCAGACGGGCCCGCGCGCGGGCGATCCCGGCTTCGGAAGTATCGGCGAGGCGATGGGCGGACTGCGCGAACTGACCGGATCGCCCGACCGCCCCCCGGCCCGCGCCGCGCTGTCGATGGGCGACCAGCTCTCCGGAATGTTCGCTGCGTTCGGCACCCTTGCCGCGCTGCGGCAGGCCGAACGCGACGGCCGGGGCCAGGTGGTCGATGTCGCCCTGTACGAGGCGGTGTTCGCGCTGTCGGAATCCCTGATCGCCGACTACGAACTCACCGGCCAGGTCCGTACCCGCTCGGGCGGCACACTCCCGGGCTCGGCCCCGTCCAACGCCTACCCCACGGCCGACGGCCGCCTGATGATCGTGGCGGCCAACGCCGACCCCATCTTCGTACGCCTGGCGAAGGCCATGGAACGGCCTGAACTCGCTGACGACGAGCGCTACTCCACGCACGTGGCGCGCGGCGCGCACATGGCCGAGCTCGACGAATTGATCGGCGCGTGGACCGGCACCCTCGACCATGGTGACCTGGACGAGCTGCTCACCGCCGCTGCCGTGCCGCACGGGCTGGTCTACCGGGCTCCGGACATGGTCACCGACCCCCAGTACCTGGCTAGGCAGATGATCCAGCGCGTCCACGACACCGACCTCGGCTGCGAGGTCGCCATGGCCGGCGTGGTGCCGCGCCTGACCCGCACGCCGGGCCGGATCCGGTGGGCGGGAGCGCAGGTGGGCGCCCACACCCGGGACGTCCTGACCGAAGTGGGCTACCGACAGGCGGAGTTGACTGCGTGGGCGCGGACCGGTCTGGTCTCCGGGCCCGGCTGCGAGCGACGGATCAGAGGTGATCGCGAAAAATGA